The following are from one region of the Muntiacus reevesi chromosome 3, mMunRee1.1, whole genome shotgun sequence genome:
- the LOC136162677 gene encoding olfactory receptor 1L1, translating to MRRTNITQPTEFILLGLSSRPEDQKPLFAMFLPIYLITVIGNLLIILTIRSNTHLQTPMYFFLSVLSFVDICSVTVIIPKMLANFLSETKIISYGECLTQMYFFIAFGNTDSYLLAAMAIDRYVAICNPLHYITIMNHRRCVLLLVLSFCIPHLHSLLHILLTNQLIFCASNIIHHFFCDDQPVLKLSCSSHFVKEITVMTEGLAIIMTPFSCIIISYLRIFITVLKIPSAAGKRKAFSTCGSHLTVVTLFYGSISYVYFKPLSNYTVKDRIATIVYTILTPMLNPFIYSLRNKDMKQGLMKLMHRVKGQ from the coding sequence ATGAGAAGAACTAACATAACACAGCCTACCGAATTCATCCTCCTGGGACTCTCCTCTCGACCTGAAGATCAGAAGCCACTCTTTGCCATGTTTCTCCCCATCTACCTCATCACAGTGATaggaaacctgctcatcatcctgacCATCCGCTCAAACACTCACCTCCAGacacccatgtactttttcctgagTGTCCTCTCATTTGTTGACATTTGCTCTGTGACTGTCATCATCCCCAAGATGCTAGCAAACTTCTTATCAGAGACAAAGATCATCTCTTATGGTGAGTGTTTGACTCAGATGTACTTCTTTATTGCTTTTGGAAATACAGACAGTTACCTACTGGCAGCCATGGCcattgaccgctatgtggccatctgcaacccCCTCCACTACATCACCATCATGAACCACAGACGCTGTGTCTTGCTCCTGGTCCTCTCCTTCTGCATTCCACACCTCCACTCTCTCTTGCATATTCTCCTGACCAACCAACTCATCTTCTGTGCCTCCAATATCATTCACCACTTTTTCTGTGATGACCAACCAGTGCTAAAACTGTCCTGTTCCTCTCATTTTGTCAAGGAAATCACAGTCATGACAGAAGGATTAGCCATCATAATGACCCCCTTTTCATGCATCATCATCTCTTATTTGAGAATCTTCATTACTGTTCTGAAGATCCCTTCAGCTGCTGGGAAGCGCAAAGCATTTTCCACCTGTGGCTCTCATCTCACAGTGGTGACCCTGTTTTATGGAAGCATCAGCTATGTCTATTTCAAGCCCCTGTCCAACTATACAGTCAAAGATAGAATAGCAACAATTGTCTACACCATACTGACTCCAATGCTAAACCCATTTATCTATAGCCTAAGAAACAAAGACATGAAGCAGGGCTTGATGAAACTCATGCACAGAGTGAAAGGTCAATAA
- the LOC136162678 gene encoding olfactory receptor 1L1-like translates to MRWDNISSPSEFILLGLSSRPEDQKPLFVLFVTIYLVTLMGNLIIILAICSDIHLQTPMYFFLKSLSFVDICYTTVIIPKMLINFLSEAKTILYSECMTQTYFCLSFGNVDSYILGAMAIDRYVAICKPFHYITIMSYKCCVLLLIISLTIPFLHSLLHVHLLNQLTFCASNIIHHFFCELKAMLKLSCSSTYVNEIVIKTEGLSVVMAPFMCIIISYLRILTTVLKIPSTAGKYKAFSTCGSHLTVVSLFYGSISYVYLQPLNSYTVKDRIATVIYTMLTSMLNPFIYSLRNKDLKQGLGKLIGRIKSQ, encoded by the coding sequence atgagatgGGACAACATATCAAGTCCTTCTGAATTTATCCTACTGGGGCTCTCCTCTAGGCCTGAGGACCAGAAGCCTCTATTTGTCCTCTTTGTTACTATCTACCTGGTCACTCTGATGGGAAACCTTATCATTATCCTGGCCATCTGTTCAGATATTCACTTACagacccccatgtacttctttctgaAAAGCCTGTCCTTTGTTGATATTTGCTACACAACAGTTATTATTCCAAAAATGCTGATAAACTTCTTATCAGAGGCAAAGACCATCCTCTATAGTGAGTGCATGACCCAGACATACTTCTGCCTCTCCTTTGGTAATGTAGATAGTTACATCCTAGGCGCCATGGCCATTGATCGCTATGTGGCCATATGCAAACCCTTTCATTACATCACCATCATGAGCTATAAATGTTGTGTCCTTCTACTGATAatctccctcaccatcccattTCTTCACTCACTCCTCCATGTCCACTTGCTGAATCAACTCACCTTCTGTGCTTCCAACATTAtccatcatttcttctgtgaactCAAGGCAATGCTGAAGTTGTCCTGCTCATCTACATATGTCAATGAGATAGTGATAAAGACAGAAGGACTGTCTGTGGTGATGGCCCCCTTTATGTGCATCATTATCTCTTATCTGAGGATTCTCACCACTGTTCTGAAGATCCCTTCAACTGCTGGGAAATATAAGGCCTTCTctacctgtggctcccacctcacCGTGGTGAGCCTGTTTTATGGGAGCATCAGCTATGTCTATCTCCAACCGCTGAACAGCTACACCGTCAAGGATCGGATAGCAACAGTTATCTACACTATGTTAACTTCCATGTTGAACCCtttcatctacagtctgagaaaCAAAGATTTGAAACAGGGCTTGGGGAAACTGATAGGTAGGATAAAGTCACAATGA